The sequence CTGTTTAGGGGGATGAAGGCAAACGTGTCTGTGGGAAGCCGATTTCTCCTGGCCCCGCACAGGTCATGCTCCTGCACGAGGCGATGGCAGCCCTTGCGCGAGCATTGCTTCGGGCAGGGGTGTCACCAGGAGCAGGACCCCAGCGCAGGTCCCCTGGGTCCTGCCACCGCCACAGGCTGCGCTCGCAGGGTGGGTGCCGGCAGCTCCACAGTGCCATAATGGCCCGATGGTGGATTTGGCTTTGGCAAGCTCGCCCAACTCTCCACCCCACCCCGAGGACATGCTGGCACTGGGTTCATCATTCCTGGTGATGGGCGTTTtggagctgcctgcctgctgggcTGTCTTTGAGTGTATGCAAACTGCTGGCAGTTGCAGCGGTGgcacagaagcagaggaaatacCAAGGAGGCCTTTGGGTGGTCACACTGAGCTCACCTCCAGGGCAGGATTTGTCCAGCTGTCACCACGACTCTGTGTGCATGCGCGCATCCCAACTTGTCCCTGTCTGTCACCATCTCGACCCCTCGGTGCCTGGGACTGGGTCAGGTTCAGCAACCACCAAAGCACGACACCCTTTTGCCCACCACATCCATCCCTCCCGTTGTGctggggtgagtggggcagctggtgctgctgcctgtggctgGGTGGGGGCTCCCAGCTACCagcaggggaggaggcagggagatgGTGACCGAGTGACACCAGGGAGCTGAGAAGTGAGGAGGGCATGGGCAGTGGGGGGTTCTGGCTGTGGGGCAAGCCGCTGCTTGCATGGGGCAGTGTGCCATGCATGGtggggctggtgctggctgTGCCAGTGAGGGTGGTGGGGGCACCGAGCAGAGGCAGCTCCCCCTGGCTGCCCTGGTCTTAGAGCTGCTGGCCAAGGATGGGTTTTCAAGCTTTGAGCTGGGAGTCAGTGGGACATGGGGGTGGCTGCTGGGTCCAGCCAGCAGGGTTTCTCCTCTTGCCCTTATGAGGCTGAGATGGGGGAGGTTTGCCCTTCATTCCAAGACTGTCCTGCACCCCATTCCTGCACCCCCTGCCCATGACACCCCATGCCTGCCTGGCAGCCCACAGTCCTCCCCTATAACTCCCGCTGGGCTGCACACTACTGCCATCCCCAGCACCTGACCCACTCCCCATCCTGCAGCCCTGTCCTTTCGCCCTTGAGTCCTTGCTGCCAGAGGAGTAGTACCCTTGGTcacagcctccccaggcaggggTGGGCAGCCAGGCTGAGTCTTGCTTTGCACTTCTGGTCTGCAGACCCCGggctcctcccagctccctggaCCCAGCCCAGGTGTCCCTAACAGCAGGTTAATTCGTTGCCCTGGCACCAAGGAGCCATCACCACAGATTTGCCTCACGGGGACCTTCATTAGCAACCTGCCACTCACCAGCCCCATCTGCACTTGCCTTGGCGGAGCGATGCTTGCGCCCAGCGGGGCAGAGGCGGAGGCATGGCTGTACCCCCAGCACGTACTGGGGCAGGTGTGCAGGAGGCACAGGAACATGTTCATTCTGGGATGCTCAAACATGGAAGAGCAGAGGCACCCCTGCAAAAGCACACATGCCGAGCCATCTCAATTCTTGAGTGCGTGTATAACCGTGTATGTATGCACACAGATGTGCTCACAGGGCGTGTAGGACACATGAAGGCATTCATGTACATTCAGCTGCACGCAGAGCAGCGCGTGCATAGACAAGCAACTGCAGGCATTTGTTGCGTTCACCTGCATGCTGCAGGTGCGCACCGAGCCGGTCAGGCACCGGGCAATCTCGGTGCACACCTGCTGGCACCCACGGGCGTGTGCACTCACACAGAGACATGGGAGCACGCACACGCAGAGCTCGCCGTGCGCTCTCGCCCACACACAGTCGTTCAGATGTGCGTTGCACGCCTCAGCACGCTTGGGTGCGTGCTTGGGTCCCTCCCCgcagcccagcagagcccacCGCTGCACCGCGTCACCCTGCCACCGCATTAGCACCCGCGCGGCGCCAGCGAGATAAATGGGAGCTGTCAGAGGCACCTTGTTTGCTGCTAACCTTTGGAAATGCCACACCGCCCCGGGCTGCACTGCGCCGGGGGGAGTGGGCCCGCAGGGATTGTTGCTCACCACCTCCAATTAATCTCCTTGCACTAACGAAGGCAGCAGGGTGACAGGGGAGAGAATGGCTTGACCCCACGTCCATGGGGAGAGCTGGAGACCCCGATCTGCAggtcgtcacctgctctgccaCCGACCCCCACCAGGGCAGGGGGTTGGCTCGGAGCCAGGTGCAGGGGACAGGCTGGCTGTAGGGACAGGGTCTTTGATGGGGGTTGTCACAGGTGCTCTGCtcctggagcaggcagaggctgtTTTTCCTTGAGACAGTACCCCATCAATCAGtcacagctctgctttcagGGTACTGGGAGCTCATCACAGACCACACTGGGGCACCCCGCCCCTCCCCATGCTGATCTGCTCCCCTCCGCCAAGGTGACCGTGGGTCTCATGGGAGCAGCTGACGGCATTTGGCCCCGCCAGCAAATGGGATGTGAGTGGCCATCACTGCTGGTCCTGACAAGCCAAATTGATGCCGGCACCAAGAGCCTTCCCAGTCCCTCTGcagccacccccagcccttCTTGAATCCTTGCCTGGCTGCTTATGCACATGCAGAGTGATACCTGGGTGCCTGCAGACATATAGCAGCCCTGCACAGCCACACACATGGACAGAGAAGTGCACAAGGGGCttgaaagcagcaaaagcatGTATCATTGTCTTGGGGTAACACGTAGATGCAGCAACACATGCATGTGTAACAGTACAAAAACAAGTGTACCAGGCAAACGCACATGAATGGTGCATCGCAGCCAGAGCCCAGCATGCAGCGCAGCCAAGCATAGCCCTCTGGCACAGGGGACAGATGCTGGTGCAGCCAAGGAGGGACGGGGCTCTGCACACACCTGTGCAGAGCCAGGAAGCACTGGGACCCTCACGTATTCCTTTGGATCATGTCCGACAGGTTCACATGCACGTGTGTGCACGCTGCACCCCAAGCACTCACAAGCagaaacattaatatttaacaCAAGGTGTGAGTGGGACCTGCCCTGAATGCTGACAGCACTggcagggtgcaggggggtgACCTTGGCTCCCCTCAGCACTGTCACGGAAAAGGCTTGCCATGGCCCTGCTCTACCGTGCCCGTTGCCCACAGGCTCAAAGACCTCCAGCCAGCCAGAAGCAGCCATCCTCCTGGGGCTGCACCAGGGGCTACGGGTAGTGAGGGTCTCCCCCACGCCTCTGTGCTGCCCAGAGCCCCAGGCTGTGCTCATGCCACAATCGATAGCCCTGGCTGCATCGGCAgtcactgccctgctctgcaATTCCCTTTCATCCCCTGCTcgcccagcagctcctgggaagggacctgggggtgggtgggagacTGCCAGCCTGGCCCCTTGccctgaggggctggggggctccgCCTCTGCCTCTTTTCCCCAGGATTcacctgctctgcctgtgcccagtctgtgccccacagccccaggcTCCACCCTGCCCCATCCTCCAGCACAAGCCTGGCCCAGGGACCCACAGCCTTCAGTAATGCAGGGCGCTGATGtcagcacctccttccccagtACATGCCCCGTCCCCACTGTTTCCCACTGCATCCCGACCCCactgcctgcctgtccctgtCATTTCCCTGTCCCTACTGCATCTGTCTCCATCAATTCCCCATCACAGCCCCCATTCCCATCACACTCCCATCGCCATTGCATCCCCATCTCCACTGTATCCCCCTCACCACTAGCAGGGGATCATGGAAGTGGGGTGAACTGGAAAGAGAAACTGAGGCTGAGGGAGGAGGGCTACTGTGGCTCACATAGCACTGCTGGGGAGAGCCAGCCATCCTGGCTCATGGCCCTGGCTGAGGTGGAAagccagcacagagctgaagaAACCTCCAGAAATCTttcccagactggtgggggcttGGGCAGCGTGTGCTTGTATGCACGTGTTCCTCTGTGGGCTGCAGTCTCCACActgctccctgtcccctctCTGTGGGTGCAGGTGGGTTTTGGGgctcccctcccagctgtgGGGTTACCAGTGCCCCTTCCCTGCATGTGCTTATCTCATGGTGAGCGAGGCCCACTGCCTCCCCACAGTGGGACGCGGGGGCACCCGGGGTGATGAATACGTACAAGTGGGATTAACAATGGAGCTGGGGCGGAGGGGGAGCAGTGGTCTCGCCGGGGCCACCTCTTCTTGCTGGagagggggtgctgggggggtggctgcccttctccccctcccccatttATCTCTCCATCTCGCGGTCCTGCCGCGCttgctccctctctctctgcctggtgAAGGCACCCGGCTTTGAAGCTGCGTTGAAATATAGATAAGGGCGAAGGCAGCAGCCGCGCTCAAAGAGAGATTGGGGAGGGAGCCGGGGGACGGCCAGACCAGAGCCGGGGGGCTTCGGGGATGCTCAGCCGCAGCTTCGCACTGCACAGCTgcctgcccccgccccccccccccccgggctggGCTGAAACCCCACGaatcctcctcccctgcccacaGACCCGGCCAGTTCCCGGGGGAGGGagagccctggggcaggaccGCCGATGCCCGCAGCAGCAGCCCGGGCTGCCGCCTCCGCCGGTGCAGCACGGGCGAGAGCAAGCACATGCCAGAGCAGATTTACAGGCTCAGCCCGGCACACGCAGCGTTAGCGGGATCAGGCAATAGATCCCCAAGACAGCAGTGCGCAGCCTGGCCGGAGgctccagctcagcagctggagaggaacAGGGCAAGCATGGGGACTATGGCCGGGGCAGCAGCCCCCTGGTGTGGCTCGGTCCTTGGTGGGTGCCCAGCAGAGACCGGTCCCTGCACACGGTCCTGCCTGGCAGTGGAGGAGGGGACCTGGGGGGCTCACCCCTGTCTGACGGGGGGCATGGGAAAAGTGCAGTGCGCTCTGAGCGGGAAACAGCATCAAGCCATTCTGACAGTGCTGCAGGGTGGCTGGTGCCAGGATGAGACCCCAGCAATGGCAGGCAGGAGCCATACCCAGcgcctcctgccctgcctccagccccacTGGCTTGGTATTCAGCGCTGAggcatgcctcagtttcctgtGGGGGCACAGCCACCCCCACGCTCCTCCCAGACACTTCCAGCTGGTGCCTCTGCTCGAAGccctccttccccactcccctcctccccgcagccccctcgGGAAACAGGTCGTCCAGAGCAAAAACTGCCAGAGCAGCCTGAGCACCTGCCAGCTCACGGGCGACAGTGATTGACGAGGCTGGGGCTGACGGAGCAGCATCCTGCGCACCGGGagcagctggcagggcaggcaggggcacgCCGAGCACTGGGgtgcagagccaggagcagccaggCTGAGGGATGGGGAAGCGGGGGGGCAGGCAGGCTCGGGCAAGGGAGGGACATGGGACATGGCAGGGACAGGGTCCCAGGGTTGAAGAGGTGCCAGCTGGCTCTGCtcactgctgctgagctgcacaATGTCAGTCCCGGcagccaggaaagcagagcGACAGCCATTGGGAACCTCAAGAAGGGGACACCGCAGTTCTGTCCCAGCTGGTGCCTGGCTGGAGGTGGGTCCCAACCCCCTCAGTGTGTAGAGTCCCTTTCTCAGCTAGtgtggctgggagctgctgcatgACACCCCAACACTGGCTGTATCTCCAGAGGGTCCTGGTGTGCTGGTGCCCATCAGTACCTTCTTAATCAGGCATGCAGTTTGCTCAGGTTGGAGAGACCAGTCAGCTGGTCTTTACTGAGGCTCCCTGCCGTGATTTACCCTACCAGGAGAGGAGCTGACTCTCCCCACCCTGTCAGAGACCTTGCCAAGAGCTCCTGGCTCTGTGTTGGCCAAGGGGGTGTCCCCATGCTGGTGCAGGGACCTTGCAGCTGTCTGgcattttcctctcctctgctgcccatcttttctgcttctgctgcaaatTCCCTCCCTTGCCAGAATGCAGTAAGTGaccccagcctgcccctgccGGCAAAGCAAGGGGTCCCTGCTCATTCACTGTGTGCCCCCCTCTGCACACAATGCACCCCACTCTTCAGCTGTGTCTGCCTGGTGCAGGGCGGAGCAGCTGCCATGCAGCCTGGCAGGGGTCTCTGTAATTTCAGCTGCAGATCAGAGGCACGGGGTAATGCAATTAGGCTTCCCTGGCAGGCGGCAGAGGACTCTGatgcctccctctctctgtaCACACTGCTGCCCCCCACCATCCTGCATTTTAAGAGGCCTCAACTGTGGTGGGGCAGGCAGTCATGAATTGTCGGGTGTCCCTGTTTTTTCCCATAACAGGGAGATGGGTGATGCAGGAGAAGCAGCCCTGACTCCTGGGGGTGTGTCTGGGACAGGCCTGTGTGGGGCCAAGCAGGGGTTGGGGGGTGGCATGGGCAGGGTGCAGCCATGCTTGGCTCCAGGCACGGCTGGGGGCATGGCAGATGGGGAATCATGGTGCTGAAGGGGTGCATGGTGCTGGAGGGGTGCATGGCCATAGAAGAGATACAGGGGTGCAGGAGGGATACACAGGCACTGACGGGTGCATGGGGACAGACAGGATAATGTGTgaggggcagcaggcaggagaatAAGCAAGGGGGTGGCAGGCACAGCTCATGCAGTCTCTGCCCTCTTCTCCCCAGACGGTGTGTGCTGGGGGCCACATTGCCAAGACCCTGGGGTACCTGGAGCTGGGCACCTCTGGCCTCCTTAAGGATGTCCCCTATGGCACCCTGAAGCCCCCAGTGCTCGACCCCAGACAGCTGATTCCAGCCAAGCCCCCCCGGGGTGCGGGAACACCCTTGGGTGCTGCGCAGAGCCCCTGGGACTGGCAGAAGAACCAGACGGTCGGGGAGCTGCCAAGCTCCCGTGCCCGGCGCAAGCCCTCGCTCAAGTCCGGCCGCACCAAGAAGATCTTTGGCTGGGGTGACTTCTACTTCAACATCAAGACACTGAAGTTCAGCCTGCTGGTGACAGGGAAGATTGTCGACCACATCAACGGGACCTTCAGCGTCTACTTCCGCCACAACTCCTCCAGCCTGGGCAACGTCTCAGTCAGCATTGTGCCCCCTTCCAAGGCAGTGGGCTTTGAGGTGCTGGtgccagcccccccgccactcccccgcccacccccccaGCAGAGCACCCTGCCTGAGGGGCGCCCAGCCAAGGCCCTCAACTGCCATGTGGAGTATGAGAAGACCAACCGGGCACGGAAGAACAAGCCCTGCCTGTACGACCCCTCCAAGGTGTGCTTCACTGAGCACACGCAGAGCCACGCTGCCTGGCTCTGCGCCAAGCCCTTCAAGGTCATCTGCATCTTCATCTCCTTTCTCAGCATCGACTACAAGCTGGTCCAGAAGGTCTGCCCCGACTACAACTTCCAGCATGACAACCCCTACTTTGGCTGATGGCCATGGGAAGGGGCAGTGGGTGCTGGAGCCGAAGGCAGATGGGGGTGCAGTGGAGGTACCCCCCTTGCCCTCACACTGGTCCCTCCTTCATTGCTGCAGCACCTCCCCAGGGCGTAGGAGCAGGGCCCTGGGCATGGCCAGCACAGCCACACTCCCATCCCTGTGGCTGGGTGGGGGGTGCAGGTGCGGAGCCTGGCCTCCCACCCCACGctgggggctgggctggggtccCTGCAAGCGTGTGGGTGAGTCGGGGGGTATAGCCCCATGTGATGGCATCAGCTCTGCCTGTGTCACCTCTGGGGCAGGCAAGGGCATGGTTATAATGGGGGGGTTTCCTGTGTGCCGGTGGGTTATGGTGCTCAGGAGAGCTCAGGCTTCACCCCGTGCACTGCGGGGGGGggacttttctctttctgcagccGCAGGAGATGCGGACGTGTGTGCATGTGGACACGTGTGCGCACGCCAGTCTGTGCGTGTGCCAGGGCACCTGTCCAGGTATTTTGGAGCCTTCACCCCCATTGGCCCCTCCCAGGCTGTGGCAGCGCTGGGGCATCAAACCAAGCCCCTGGTGACCCATGGAGCCCCCTCTCCTCTGTTGGGGAGGACCCCACCCAAATTCACCACCCCTcacccagagctgcagccccccagctgctgcccaccACCCACCACTGCGCCGCGAAGAAGTGCCACGCCAGgggcagggacctgggggtccctGTCCCTGAGCCGCCAGGGCCCTTGATGGGGCTTCTGTCACCCAGGCCTGGAACGGGgcttcttcctatttttttaagaaaattaaaatggaaaaaaagtggaaaataaagaaaaacgttgggaaaaaatggaaaagtggTGGAGTGTGCTGATTCCGTATCCTCACGGCGGAGCCCACCGCCCTCCCACTGCCCCGGGACTGGGCGAGGGGGACggggggagaaagaggaaggaggtgcgggggacagggatgggaaTACGGGCTGCAGgggcgggggtgcggggggcgCCGGGACCGCGGTACCCGCGgcttgggggcggggggggggccctGCACCTCCGGTTTCCCGTCGGGCCCCGCGGGGCCGGCGACCCCTTGGCCCCGCCCCCTCGGCAGCGCTCGCGCGGCGtcgcgggggcggggccgggcagggacCGGGAGCGGGaccgggagcggggccgggaccCGGCCGGGACCCGCCTGGAGCGAGGACCGCGATGTGGCCGCTCCGCCTGGGCAGGGTGAGTCTCGGAGTTGCGTGGGGTGGTCCCGGGAGGTGGGCCTGGGAGGTGCTGGTGCCCGTGCCCGCAGGGGGCCCCGGTGCCGGGGGGAGGCTCGGTaccggggggggggtggggttaCTACCCGGAGGAGTTCCGGTGCTCGCAGGGTGTCCCGGTCCCCAGCGGTGTTCCGGTGCTCATGGGGGCCCCGGTGTCTGGGGGGAGTCCGGGTACCCCGCGGGGCGTCCCGGCGCCCGGAGGGTCGCTCCCCGCGTACCCCTTTctcccggccccccgcccccttcAGCGCCCCTTTGCAACCGGGGTGTGCAGCTCCCGCTCGGCGGGTGTCGGGGCAGCGGCGCCCGGTCCCGGCCCCCCCGGCTAGGCAGCGGCACCCCcggcccagctccctgccccgcGGACTTTGCATCCGTCCCAAAGTCCCCGGGCCGGGGCAGCCACCGCCGTCGGCCTTGGCCCCTGCCCGGTGACCGCGGTCCCGCGGATGATGCAATGGGACGGCAGCGGTTACATCACCGGGCACCGGCACTGGGCACCGCCGGCGGGGCGAAGTGGGGGACACAGTACCCCTTCCGTGACCCCCGGGCTGAGGGAAATAGtgaccccgcccccccccccccccccccagttgtGCAAGGTGCTGCCGGGGGATCCCGCAGCAACCCCCCCGGAGCACCTTGGGGCCCCCGTGGGGTAGCTGAGTGTCCGGCCGTCCCGTCTGGGCACATACGTGTGTCTAGCTCTGCTGTGTATGTGCTCTGCACCCACGGTGGGCTTTGCtgccatttctgctgctttggcaCGGGCTCTCAGTGGAGGCGAGATGCTCCTGCCGTGGCTGTGGGTGCAGGAGACCTTGTGGGGGGTCCCCATGTGCCTCCTGGGTCCCTGGGGGTCCCCAAATGCCCACCCGGGGTGGTGGCACCAGTGGCTGGAGACAGAACACCGGGTTCTTGCCCCTGGTGCTGTTGCATGCTGTTCCAGCAGCACCTTTGGGGTAAGGGATCTGGGCACCCACCTGTGCGGGGTCACAGCCTATCAGCCCCCCCTCTACTGTGCAGGCCCTGCAGCGATATGGTGGCCAGGTGAGCAGTGGCAGCCAGCGGGTGCAGCACAGCACCGTTGCCACAGCGGCCACCGGGCACATGCCTGGCTGGACGGGGCAGGAGAGTTTGGCTGAGAGCGATCCTGAGATGTGGGCCCTGGTCCAGAAGGAGAAGGATCGGCAGTGCCGGGGTCTGGAGCTCATCGCCTCTGAGGTGGGGTACAGGGtgcttggggcagggggtggtgaCAGTCCTGGGGGACCTCTGCTCGGGTGGGAGCCCTGCTGCCTCGTCTCTGAcctcctttttcccccagaattTCTGCAGCCGGGCAGCACTGGAAGCCCTGGGCTCCTGCCTAAACAACAAGTACTCAGAGGGGTACCCTGGTAAAAGGTAAAGAGGGTGAGCGGGTTCTGGGGGACAGGAGGGCACTGGTGGTATCGGGACTCCTCCTGTAGCCAGCATTTGGCTGCAGGAAAGGTTAAGGGGAGACCTTGGGCAGGAGAGGGTACTTCTGAGGGGAGGCTGTCCTCTCCACTGAGGTTATCTGTTGGGCTGGCGGGGGCAAGGCCCCCCGTAACcacctcccttctcctccaggtACTACGGGGGAGCTGAGGTGGTGGACCAGATTGAGCTGCTGTGCGAGCAGCGGGCTCTGGAGGCGTTTGACCTGGATCCTGCCCGCTGGGGCGTCAATGTTCAGCCCTACTCGGGATCTCCAGCCAACTTTGCAGCCtacacagccctgctgcagccccatgaCCGCCTTATGGGGCTGGACCTGCCCGACGGGGGCCAGTACGTAGCAGGGTGGGGCAGCCTGGAGCCCCTGCCTCCCGGGGAGCCCAGCCTCAGCCTGCacctctgccttcccctgcagcctcaCACATGGGTACATGTCGGACGTCAAGAGAATCTCAGCAACATCCATCTTCTTCGAGTCAATGCCCTACAAACTTGATGTGAGCCGAGGGGGGCAGGTtcctgggggaaggggggatCTGCTGGCCAAGCCGTTGATCCTGGCAGGGCCCCTGAGGtgcccaggctgctctgccatCCCCTGCCCTAACCTCCCCCTCTCCCAACCATGTCCCGGTGCCAAGGAGTGCTTGGGAGCTGCCTGTGGTTCAGCCAAACATGCTGTACTCGGAGCTGGGTGCAGGGACCTGCAGGAACCTGCAGGAACCTCGACaagctgtctgtctgtcccttgTAGCCAGCCACAGGGCTGATTGA comes from Phalacrocorax aristotelis chromosome 26, bGulAri2.1, whole genome shotgun sequence and encodes:
- the NXPH4 gene encoding neurexophilin-4, with the protein product MLRCRLPLLGPWLLLQTVCAGGHIAKTLGYLELGTSGLLKDVPYGTLKPPVLDPRQLIPAKPPRGAGTPLGAAQSPWDWQKNQTVGELPSSRARRKPSLKSGRTKKIFGWGDFYFNIKTLKFSLLVTGKIVDHINGTFSVYFRHNSSSLGNVSVSIVPPSKAVGFEVLVPAPPPLPRPPPQQSTLPEGRPAKALNCHVEYEKTNRARKNKPCLYDPSKVCFTEHTQSHAAWLCAKPFKVICIFISFLSIDYKLVQKVCPDYNFQHDNPYFG